Proteins encoded in a region of the Carassius auratus strain Wakin unplaced genomic scaffold, ASM336829v1 scaf_tig00008237, whole genome shotgun sequence genome:
- the LOC113071828 gene encoding uncharacterized protein C14orf132-like — MDLSFMAAQIPVMTGAFMDSSPHDDYSTDHSLFNSSASVHAAALAAHNQQEEQQPMSRDAIWLWIAITATIGNIIVVGVVYAFTF, encoded by the coding sequence ATCCCCGTGATGACAGGAGCCTTCATGGACTCATCGCCTCATGATGACTACAGCACAGATCATTCTCTCTTCAACTCCTCTGCAAGCGTCCATGCTGCCGCTCTGGCAGCTCACAACCAACAGGAGGAGCAGCAGCCCATGTCCCGGGACGCCATCTGGCTGTGGATCGCTATCACCGCCACCATTGGGAACATCATAGTGGTGGGCGTCGTCTACGCCTTCACGTTCTGA